A region of Chitinophaga horti DNA encodes the following proteins:
- a CDS encoding nuclear transport factor 2 family protein gives MNLPKVIADLVQAQADFDAAAYAANFSETAVVYDEGKTHKGRREIQQWIAAANEEYKAVMKPINYQNEILSAEISGTFPGSPIVLQYHFELEDGFISSLKITG, from the coding sequence ATGAACTTACCAAAAGTAATAGCAGACTTAGTACAGGCACAGGCAGATTTCGATGCAGCAGCGTATGCAGCCAATTTCTCAGAAACTGCTGTTGTATACGATGAAGGCAAAACGCACAAGGGCAGGAGAGAGATACAGCAGTGGATCGCGGCAGCTAACGAGGAATATAAAGCGGTGATGAAACCGATCAATTATCAGAACGAAATTCTCTCGGCGGAAATCTCAGGAACTTTTCCGGGGAGCCCGATCGTATTGCAATATCATTTCGAACTGGAAGACGGGTTCATCAGCTCCCTCAAAATCACGGGCTAA
- the xth gene encoding exodeoxyribonuclease III: protein MLKIATYNINGVNGRLPLLLRWLKEAKPDIVCLQELKSPGSRFPAAALEAAGYSAIWHGQKSWNGVAILSRGLPIQEVRRQLPGDPKDTQSRYIEAIVGQMVVACLYLPNGNPYPGDKFDYKLKWFRRLAAHAKKLQAYEVPVMLVGDFNVMPTELDVYKPEKYEDNALFRKESRAAYARLLKAGWTDALRYLYPDKRIYTFWDYLRRAYERNAGLRLDHFLLNGHLLGRLKRGGVDVHVRGWEGASDHAPAWVVLK from the coding sequence ATGCTTAAAATCGCCACCTATAATATCAACGGCGTCAACGGCCGCCTGCCCCTGCTGCTCCGGTGGTTGAAGGAAGCCAAACCTGACATCGTTTGCCTGCAGGAGCTCAAATCTCCCGGCTCCCGGTTTCCGGCAGCCGCCCTGGAGGCCGCAGGTTACTCCGCCATCTGGCACGGACAAAAAAGCTGGAACGGTGTCGCCATCCTGTCCCGCGGCCTCCCCATCCAGGAAGTACGCCGGCAGTTGCCCGGTGATCCTAAAGATACACAAAGCCGTTATATTGAAGCGATTGTCGGCCAGATGGTCGTGGCCTGCCTGTATCTGCCCAACGGCAATCCCTATCCCGGTGATAAGTTCGACTATAAACTGAAATGGTTCCGGCGACTGGCTGCTCACGCTAAGAAACTGCAAGCCTACGAAGTGCCCGTTATGCTCGTCGGCGACTTCAACGTGATGCCCACCGAACTCGATGTGTACAAACCCGAAAAGTACGAAGACAACGCCCTGTTCCGGAAAGAGTCCCGCGCCGCCTACGCGCGCTTGCTGAAAGCCGGCTGGACCGACGCCCTGCGCTACTTATACCCCGATAAGCGTATCTACACCTTCTGGGATTACCTTCGCCGCGCCTACGAACGCAATGCTGGTCTGCGGCTGGATCACTTTCTATTGAACGGGCATTTGCTCGGCAGGTTGAAACGGGGTGGGGTCGATGTGCATGTGAGAGGCTGGGAGGGGGCGAGCGACCATGCGCCGGCGTGGGTGGTGTTGAAGTGA
- a CDS encoding GH92 family glycosyl hydrolase, translated as MQILKRSLLLATILAAPLITHAQQTIWEIGKNDNSSKDMALAPGGYKDFLQKDFGWEDRFYLVGHSTPDKDWPYVLPGPKDAWGGTSPTAGIRTHHANVLFGLENTPPEGDYKLAIDLLGYQHQSPPWLKMTVNGKTFVEKLPQKPGDNTVTGDMTGATEYVIEMPIPARLLKQGGNEVAFTVLEGSWLVFDQVKLSGPAGVKLIHPNKIFIRKIMPAPYEIAQTQPLLVQVEHLGGKPTLLVKLDGKQVFSQRLDTAGYVFEVPMPAVKSAKQSRYGIYADGVLLQSGKVNRAPQRKQTPAHYIDTKMGVAHSRWMIAPGPWMPFGMVKLSPDNQDAGWQAGYDPIYESVGTFSHIHEWTMAGLGTLPVNGPLKIKVGGQRSEGDGYRSQIDKSTEKAPLGSYEVVLQDYNIKAELTATTRCSFQRYTYPKATDSRIMIDLRIPAEYHYDLKDVTLRKVSDRRIEGVSRQFTANAWSGDVNQDYKVHFVMEFDRPITKFGTWTNGQVSDNDIVSSGPVKDAGAFVEFDTRGNNVVQVRTGISLVSLENAALNLEQEITRPFAWSFDRVQEAQMDAWNVLLARLKIETNDQREKVRFYSNMYRALASRNTWSDVDGKWVDAFQKVQQLKDPQALALGCDAFWNTFWNLNQFWNLVTPEWSSRWVKSQLAMYEANGWLAKGPAGMNYVPVMVAEHEIPLIVGAYQMGIRDFDAQKAFAAMKKMQTTPPSKVGLGYAGNRDLVTYLQHQFVPYDKGRFSNTLEYAYDDWTVSQMAKALGKQEDEKLFSARGNYWRNAIDTTTGYARLRKSDGSWMPDFDPFKSGANEHYVEGNAWQLTYFVPQDVPALAGVIGENRFIDRLSWGFTESEKLRYNAPGDQYWDYPVIQGNQQSMHFAFLFNWVKRPWLTQQWSRSIIDRYYGTGEANAYLGDEDQGQMSAWFIMAALGLFQTDGGCSVNPVYEIASPLYPKVTIDLGGQYGRGKQFIIEARHVSKHNKYVQRAVLNGRPLQSFRFPASELLKGGKLTLEMGAVPNRQWGIE; from the coding sequence ATGCAGATCCTCAAACGCAGCTTATTACTCGCCACTATCCTGGCAGCACCGCTCATCACCCACGCCCAGCAAACGATCTGGGAGATCGGAAAAAACGACAACTCCAGTAAAGACATGGCGCTCGCTCCCGGCGGCTATAAAGATTTCCTTCAGAAAGACTTTGGCTGGGAGGACCGGTTTTACCTGGTAGGGCATAGTACACCCGACAAAGACTGGCCCTATGTGCTGCCCGGCCCCAAAGACGCCTGGGGCGGCACAAGTCCTACTGCCGGCATCCGCACGCATCATGCGAACGTACTGTTCGGACTCGAAAACACACCACCTGAAGGCGACTACAAACTGGCGATCGATCTTCTGGGTTACCAGCATCAATCTCCACCCTGGCTGAAGATGACGGTGAACGGGAAAACGTTTGTCGAAAAGCTGCCACAGAAGCCGGGTGATAACACTGTTACGGGCGATATGACCGGTGCAACGGAGTATGTCATCGAGATGCCGATCCCCGCCCGCCTGTTGAAGCAAGGGGGGAACGAAGTCGCATTTACCGTTTTAGAAGGCAGCTGGCTGGTATTTGACCAGGTAAAGCTGAGCGGCCCGGCTGGCGTGAAACTCATCCACCCTAATAAAATTTTTATAAGAAAGATAATGCCCGCGCCATACGAGATCGCACAAACGCAACCCTTACTGGTACAGGTGGAGCACCTGGGTGGCAAACCCACGCTGCTGGTAAAACTCGACGGGAAACAGGTATTCAGTCAGCGCCTCGACACCGCAGGTTATGTATTCGAAGTGCCTATGCCGGCTGTTAAATCTGCGAAACAAAGCCGTTATGGTATTTATGCTGATGGCGTACTGCTGCAAAGCGGAAAGGTGAATCGTGCGCCACAGCGAAAGCAAACGCCGGCCCATTATATAGACACGAAGATGGGCGTGGCGCATTCGCGCTGGATGATCGCTCCCGGCCCCTGGATGCCCTTTGGCATGGTGAAGCTGAGTCCCGACAACCAGGACGCAGGATGGCAGGCGGGCTATGATCCGATCTATGAAAGTGTGGGCACGTTTAGTCACATCCATGAATGGACGATGGCGGGCCTGGGCACGTTGCCGGTGAACGGTCCGCTGAAGATCAAAGTAGGCGGACAACGTAGTGAAGGGGACGGCTATCGCTCGCAGATCGACAAATCAACCGAAAAAGCACCCCTCGGATCCTACGAAGTAGTGCTGCAGGATTACAATATCAAAGCAGAACTAACGGCGACGACGCGCTGTAGCTTTCAACGTTACACGTATCCGAAGGCGACTGATTCCCGGATCATGATCGACTTGCGCATTCCTGCCGAATATCATTATGATTTGAAAGATGTGACACTTCGTAAAGTGAGCGACCGGCGTATCGAAGGCGTGAGCCGCCAGTTCACGGCCAATGCATGGTCTGGCGATGTAAACCAGGATTATAAAGTACACTTCGTGATGGAGTTTGACAGGCCGATCACAAAATTCGGTACCTGGACGAACGGACAGGTGAGCGATAACGACATTGTTTCCTCCGGCCCTGTAAAGGACGCGGGAGCATTCGTGGAATTCGACACCCGCGGGAATAACGTGGTGCAGGTGCGGACAGGCATTTCCCTCGTGAGCCTGGAGAATGCTGCACTGAACCTGGAACAGGAAATCACCCGACCTTTCGCATGGAGCTTCGATCGCGTGCAGGAGGCGCAGATGGATGCGTGGAATGTGTTGCTGGCCCGCCTGAAAATTGAAACGAACGATCAACGCGAGAAGGTGCGTTTTTACAGCAATATGTACCGTGCCCTGGCCAGCCGTAATACCTGGAGCGATGTGGATGGTAAATGGGTAGATGCGTTTCAAAAGGTACAGCAACTCAAAGACCCGCAAGCGCTGGCATTGGGTTGCGACGCCTTCTGGAATACTTTCTGGAACCTGAACCAGTTCTGGAACTTAGTGACGCCGGAGTGGTCATCCCGTTGGGTGAAATCGCAACTCGCCATGTACGAGGCCAATGGCTGGCTGGCAAAAGGTCCGGCCGGGATGAACTACGTGCCGGTGATGGTGGCGGAACATGAGATTCCGCTCATCGTTGGTGCCTACCAGATGGGCATAAGAGACTTCGATGCGCAGAAAGCCTTTGCCGCCATGAAGAAGATGCAAACCACGCCTCCATCCAAGGTGGGCCTGGGTTATGCAGGCAACCGCGACCTGGTGACTTACCTGCAACACCAGTTCGTTCCCTACGATAAAGGACGATTTTCCAACACCCTCGAATACGCCTACGACGACTGGACCGTATCGCAGATGGCGAAAGCACTCGGCAAGCAGGAAGACGAAAAGTTATTCTCTGCACGCGGCAACTACTGGCGCAACGCCATCGACACCACTACCGGTTATGCCAGGCTCCGGAAATCCGACGGCTCCTGGATGCCAGACTTCGACCCGTTCAAGTCCGGCGCCAACGAACATTATGTAGAAGGCAACGCCTGGCAGCTCACCTACTTCGTGCCGCAGGACGTGCCAGCGCTGGCAGGTGTTATTGGCGAAAACCGCTTTATCGACCGGCTCTCCTGGGGTTTTACAGAAAGCGAAAAACTGCGTTACAACGCACCCGGCGATCAGTACTGGGATTACCCCGTTATACAGGGCAACCAGCAATCCATGCACTTTGCGTTCCTGTTCAACTGGGTGAAACGCCCCTGGCTCACGCAGCAATGGAGCCGCTCGATCATCGACCGCTATTACGGCACCGGCGAGGCGAACGCTTACCTGGGAGATGAAGACCAGGGCCAGATGAGTGCCTGGTTCATCATGGCCGCCCTTGGGCTGTTCCAAACAGACGGTGGCTGTAGTGTGAACCCGGTGTATGAAATCGCCAGTCCACTGTATCCCAAAGTAACGATCGATCTCGGCGGGCAATACGGTCGTGGTAAACAGTTTATCATCGAGGCACGCCATGTGTCGAAACATAATAAGTACGTACAACGCGCTGTGCTGAATGGCAGGCCGCTACAGTCGTTCCGTTTCCCTGCAAGTGAGTTATTGAAGGGCGGGAAGTTGACGCTGGAGATGGGGGCTGTGCCGAACAGGCAGTGGGGTATTGAATAA
- a CDS encoding DUF928 domain-containing protein — MRKYRILLLLCCLVCPVFLKAQVSFNFLPEVHGRTLEGLFLVKVGNMENTSRLVTMAITVTEARTGKLTEIRTKPFQLRPGMNQLPAGVAGGAALSFANNKQATVLKQSNFFPEGDYDYCFEIKDVEKNGLVIGDQCFNYALQPFSPLLLMEPFDGDNICERRPTLFWQPLMPAVPGVQYRLILAEVKQGQGKVEALNYNLPLLNQTGISTPMLFYPPTARQLEEGKRYTWQVMAYRNELLLASSEIWEFVVKCTDSLPALPDEGFRNINDLTKGNFYIANGRVMFAMHNMYDKTSLEYSVQCLTKPEMKIGKLPKVKLDRGSNQITIDLSDHKSFVDGYFYIMQVKIPGGQTKQLRFIYKNASE; from the coding sequence ATGAGAAAGTACAGGATATTACTGCTTTTGTGTTGCCTGGTGTGCCCGGTTTTTCTGAAAGCCCAGGTGTCGTTCAACTTCCTGCCGGAAGTGCACGGCCGTACCTTGGAAGGCCTCTTCCTGGTTAAAGTCGGCAATATGGAAAACACCAGCCGCCTGGTAACGATGGCTATCACCGTTACGGAGGCCAGAACAGGCAAGCTGACCGAAATCCGCACGAAGCCGTTTCAATTGCGCCCGGGAATGAACCAGTTGCCTGCCGGCGTGGCCGGCGGCGCCGCCCTGAGTTTTGCCAATAATAAACAGGCAACGGTATTAAAACAAAGCAACTTCTTCCCGGAAGGTGACTACGACTATTGTTTTGAAATAAAAGACGTGGAGAAAAATGGATTGGTAATCGGAGATCAGTGCTTTAACTACGCCTTACAACCTTTCAGTCCGTTACTGCTGATGGAACCCTTTGATGGTGATAATATTTGTGAGAGGCGTCCAACGCTCTTCTGGCAGCCACTCATGCCGGCGGTGCCGGGTGTTCAATACCGCCTTATACTGGCAGAGGTAAAGCAGGGGCAAGGTAAGGTGGAGGCGCTCAATTACAATCTGCCGCTACTTAACCAGACGGGTATCAGCACACCAATGCTGTTCTATCCTCCTACAGCACGTCAATTAGAAGAAGGTAAGCGCTATACATGGCAGGTGATGGCTTACAGAAATGAATTACTGCTCGCTAGTTCGGAGATATGGGAATTTGTGGTGAAATGCACCGATAGCTTGCCTGCACTACCCGATGAAGGTTTCAGGAATATCAACGATCTCACAAAAGGGAACTTTTACATCGCAAATGGCCGCGTGATGTTTGCCATGCACAATATGTACGACAAAACATCTCTTGAATACAGCGTGCAATGTCTTACGAAACCCGAGATGAAGATCGGTAAACTTCCAAAGGTAAAGCTGGATCGCGGTAGCAACCAGATCACGATTGACTTGTCGGATCATAAATCGTTTGTAGACGGTTACTTCTACATCATGCAGGTAAAGATCCCCGGCGGGCAAACTAAACAATTAAGGTTCATCTATAAAAACGCTTCCGAATGA
- a CDS encoding sensor histidine kinase, whose translation MKLFIFVCLFCCLHGLVKGQTPDTTTITQLLTQAERLLPKPAESRAARALLEQAMLLSRQQQYKPGIERASELQVQLALKLSDDAAIIRNLPALPYSRRNELMRILVFRLLDRRQVDSAMHLSRRLKEEAIAQQQPFLANDAEYYIARCHQTKGELRLMKDCYVKMAAFHRNNKDEASELITWTVLNSWTSENDTSQPLKLNVQEKVAELSKRLGKMKEYALILSDIAQSHLLFGRVHEAEKNLLEAAAMLEKMGVKERYNIYESLARLYVRKAHVEKALLYARLGQHNRRQAGSVDSVALHALTSEVYTTFGMPDRYFAEQVQMLADRDAYTERHPGYIERFARLIEYQQGTRTALTYLEPRLKDATIFRTNRQQIFPTMMLGDMHLRLKDTLAAMQYFRKAVTLLDPAYSDRDDMPQYAYFRMASGYYIQKKYDSSLIYLQKMQELNDGQIHLYHKPQMFDLLMKVNSAMGRYQAALRHAGRHQQLRDSIYNVQRWAQLEEIETKYETEKKDQQLKQQAREVAWLTQQTALRDALMKQKEFAALQSEILIKKDMLQAQQEARMRGDSLKNKEERIRTMSKEAMFHQTLLRQTRATRNAVITGAALLLVSLLLVYNRYRLKQRTNRELQQQRDVISVNNTELSKLVKEKEWLLKEVHHRVKNNLQVVMSLLNIQSHYLEDDRAISAIRDSQRRVNAISLIHKKLYQSDNPAVVNIGIYIQELLEHLREYTDMQQGILLKTDIAPVSLDIARALPIGLLLNESITNAMKYAFPDNTAGEILISLQKNKEAGSLTLLVADNGVGCPDAPGAAGKSLGMSLMDALAQDLGGELVVESDGGMRVSVTFPVE comes from the coding sequence ATGAAATTATTCATCTTTGTCTGCCTGTTCTGTTGCCTGCACGGGTTAGTCAAAGGACAAACGCCCGACACCACCACGATCACGCAGCTTTTAACCCAGGCAGAAAGGTTATTACCTAAACCGGCCGAATCGCGGGCTGCGAGAGCGCTGTTAGAGCAGGCCATGCTCCTGAGCCGCCAGCAACAATACAAACCTGGTATTGAACGGGCATCGGAGTTGCAGGTACAGCTGGCCCTGAAATTATCCGACGATGCTGCGATCATCCGGAACTTACCGGCGCTCCCGTATTCCCGCCGCAATGAGTTGATGAGAATATTGGTTTTCCGCCTGCTCGACCGCAGGCAGGTCGACAGTGCGATGCATTTATCCCGCCGACTGAAAGAAGAAGCCATCGCTCAGCAACAACCCTTCCTGGCAAACGACGCAGAGTACTACATCGCCCGCTGCCACCAGACTAAGGGGGAACTGCGGCTGATGAAGGACTGTTATGTAAAGATGGCCGCTTTTCACCGGAACAACAAAGACGAAGCGTCGGAGCTGATTACGTGGACGGTACTTAATTCCTGGACTTCCGAAAACGATACGTCGCAGCCGCTCAAACTAAACGTGCAGGAAAAGGTGGCCGAGCTGTCGAAACGATTGGGGAAGATGAAAGAATACGCACTTATTCTGTCCGACATCGCACAATCCCACTTACTATTCGGCCGGGTACACGAGGCGGAGAAAAATCTGCTGGAAGCAGCGGCAATGCTCGAAAAAATGGGTGTAAAGGAGCGATACAACATATATGAGTCGCTGGCGCGTTTGTATGTGCGAAAAGCGCATGTGGAGAAGGCGTTGCTGTACGCCCGGTTAGGACAGCACAACCGCCGGCAGGCGGGCAGCGTGGATTCGGTAGCGCTGCATGCACTCACGTCGGAGGTATACACGACATTTGGGATGCCAGACCGTTACTTCGCTGAGCAGGTACAAATGTTAGCTGACCGCGATGCTTACACCGAACGTCATCCGGGTTACATAGAACGGTTCGCGCGGCTCATTGAGTACCAGCAAGGCACCCGTACAGCTTTAACGTACCTGGAGCCGCGCCTCAAAGATGCCACGATCTTCCGAACGAACAGGCAACAGATATTTCCGACAATGATGCTGGGTGATATGCATTTGCGTTTAAAGGACACCCTTGCCGCGATGCAATACTTCCGTAAGGCGGTTACCCTGCTCGACCCTGCTTATTCCGACCGCGACGATATGCCGCAATACGCCTATTTCCGGATGGCTTCCGGCTATTACATCCAGAAAAAATATGACTCTTCGCTTATATACCTGCAAAAGATGCAGGAGCTGAATGATGGGCAGATTCATTTGTATCACAAACCACAAATGTTCGACCTGCTGATGAAGGTAAATTCCGCCATGGGAAGATACCAGGCTGCACTCAGGCACGCAGGCAGGCATCAGCAGCTGCGCGATTCTATTTATAATGTGCAGCGATGGGCGCAACTGGAAGAGATCGAAACGAAATATGAAACGGAAAAGAAAGACCAGCAACTGAAGCAGCAGGCGCGGGAAGTAGCCTGGCTTACCCAGCAAACGGCGCTCCGGGATGCACTTATGAAACAAAAGGAATTTGCAGCACTGCAAAGCGAAATCCTGATTAAAAAGGATATGTTGCAGGCACAGCAGGAGGCCCGTATGCGCGGGGATTCGTTAAAGAATAAGGAAGAACGTATCCGCACAATGAGTAAGGAAGCGATGTTCCACCAAACGCTATTGCGGCAGACACGCGCCACGCGTAACGCGGTAATCACCGGGGCGGCCTTACTCCTGGTATCGTTGCTGTTAGTCTACAACCGCTACCGGCTGAAACAACGCACGAACAGGGAATTGCAACAACAGCGGGATGTGATCAGCGTCAACAACACGGAACTGAGCAAACTCGTAAAGGAGAAAGAATGGTTGTTGAAAGAAGTGCATCACCGCGTGAAAAACAACCTGCAGGTGGTCATGAGCCTGCTGAACATACAATCGCATTACCTGGAAGATGACCGCGCCATTTCCGCCATCCGTGACAGTCAACGCCGGGTGAACGCTATTTCACTCATCCATAAAAAGCTGTACCAATCCGACAACCCGGCCGTGGTGAACATCGGCATCTACATCCAGGAGTTACTCGAACACCTTCGCGAATATACCGACATGCAACAGGGCATCCTGCTGAAGACAGACATCGCGCCGGTGTCGCTGGATATAGCCAGGGCCCTGCCAATTGGGCTGCTATTGAATGAATCGATTACGAATGCGATGAAGTATGCGTTTCCGGACAATACGGCGGGTGAGATACTCATATCACTGCAGAAGAACAAAGAGGCGGGCTCACTCACGTTGCTCGTGGCAGATAACGGGGTCGGTTGTCCGGATGCGCCGGGTGCGGCGGGAAAATCGTTGGGGATGAGCTTGATGGATGCGTTGGCGCAGGACCTGGGTGGCGAACTGGTGGTGGAGAGTGATGGGGGCATGCGGGTAAGTGTGACATTCCCGGTGGAGTAG